The following is a genomic window from bacterium.
GCGTCGCTATAACGAGGCGAAGCGACAGGAGGCGCCCATGTCCGAGGTCGAAGCGAAGCATCCCCGAGACAGTTTCTTCGTCTGGTTGGTCACGAATCCGGTGACCACCTGGTGGGTCCGGACCTTCGCTGCGCGGATCGATCCGTTGCTCTATCGCTGGACGAATGGGCGGTTCCACTCGATGGGGACCGGGACCGACGGGTTGGTGACGATCACCATGACGGGGCGGAAGACGGGCAAGCAGCGCTCCGTCCAGCTCGGGTGCGTCCACCACGAAGGGGACATCCTGCTCGTCGCGAGTGCGATGGGTCAGGAGAAGCATCCCGCGTGGCGGTACAACCTGGAGGCCAACCCGGAGTGCGAAGTCCAGACCCTCGGCGAGTC
Proteins encoded in this region:
- a CDS encoding nitroreductase family deazaflavin-dependent oxidoreductase, yielding MSEVEAKHPRDSFFVWLVTNPVTTWWVRTFAARIDPLLYRWTNGRFHSMGTGTDGLVTITMTGRKTGKQRSVQLGCVHHEGDILLVASAMGQEKHPAWRYNLEANPECEVQTLGESYRARARVLSDAEKGEIWDLMREQIPMIFVYEERTDRNIRVFRLSRIPE